One genomic region from Streptomyces sp. NBC_01431 encodes:
- a CDS encoding MFS transporter: MRIRGMPRSTALTRRPNPYIRLFRTPGALAFTTGNLIARLPMGMFGVSAVIMIAGARGSYALAGGVTATGLAATALVAPYTARLVDRYGQARIAVPATVVAVLGSLGLLLCVHLGAPDWTLFAAYAATATTPNTGGMSRARWAHLHRNDPPLLHTANSFEQAADEFCFMLGPVAAAFLCSALFPEAGTLVGAALLMTGVLLFAAQRATEPPAAPRATSAKSPVRSRGFAPLLAVFLAAGAVFGSLEVVTIAYATGLGHAAAAGPVLALQAAGSCTAGLLYGSARPARSVPRRLLRCVAAMAALMCLPLIAAWTTGSLIVLAIALLCAGAATAPTMVTGMTLVQRLTPEGQLNEGMTLAVTAILGGIAAGSAAGGQVIEQVGAAVGYFVPVCAAALALVVCAWGNGRYSAPPR, from the coding sequence ATGAGGATTCGGGGCATGCCGAGATCCACCGCCCTCACCCGCCGCCCGAACCCGTACATACGCCTGTTCCGCACGCCCGGCGCCCTCGCCTTCACCACCGGCAACCTCATCGCCCGGCTGCCCATGGGCATGTTCGGCGTCAGCGCCGTCATCATGATCGCGGGGGCGCGCGGCTCGTACGCCCTGGCCGGTGGGGTCACCGCGACCGGGCTCGCCGCCACGGCCTTGGTCGCCCCGTACACTGCCCGGCTCGTCGACCGCTACGGCCAGGCCCGAATCGCCGTACCGGCCACGGTGGTCGCGGTCCTCGGCTCGCTCGGACTGCTCCTGTGCGTGCACCTCGGCGCCCCGGACTGGACCCTGTTCGCCGCGTACGCCGCGACCGCCACCACCCCCAACACCGGCGGCATGTCGCGCGCCCGCTGGGCCCATCTGCACCGGAACGACCCACCCCTGCTGCACACCGCCAACTCCTTCGAGCAGGCCGCCGACGAGTTCTGCTTCATGCTGGGCCCGGTCGCCGCCGCGTTCCTCTGCTCGGCCCTCTTCCCCGAGGCCGGCACCCTCGTGGGCGCGGCCCTGCTGATGACGGGCGTGCTGCTCTTCGCCGCCCAGCGCGCGACCGAGCCGCCCGCCGCACCGCGTGCGACATCGGCCAAGTCCCCCGTCCGCTCCAGGGGGTTCGCCCCGCTGCTCGCGGTCTTCCTCGCCGCCGGCGCCGTGTTCGGCTCGCTGGAGGTGGTGACGATCGCGTACGCCACTGGGCTCGGCCACGCCGCGGCGGCGGGCCCGGTGCTCGCCCTCCAGGCGGCCGGATCGTGCACGGCCGGGCTCCTGTACGGGTCGGCGCGGCCGGCCCGGAGCGTGCCCCGACGACTCCTTCGCTGCGTCGCGGCTATGGCGGCGCTGATGTGCCTGCCGCTGATCGCGGCGTGGACCACCGGCTCGCTTATCGTGCTCGCGATCGCGCTGCTGTGCGCGGGCGCCGCCACCGCGCCCACGATGGTGACCGGCATGACGCTGGTCCAGCGCCTCACCCCCGAGGGCCAGTTGAACGAGGGCATGACCCTCGCCGTCACCGCGATCCTCGGCGGCATCGCGGCCGGTTCGGCGGCCGGCGGCCAGGTCATCGAGCAAGTGGGCGCCGCGGTGGGCTACTTCGTCCCAGTCTGCGCGGCGGCCCTCGCCCTGGTGGTGTGCGCCTGGGGAAACGGGCGGTACTCTGCACCGCCCCGATGA
- a CDS encoding LysR family transcriptional regulator, with protein MPHDTDPRLLRAFVATAEELHFTRAAARLFVAQQALSRDIRRLERELGCELFVRTTRAVSLTADGARLLPHARRVLAAHDELRAAWADTGAARPLLVDVSAPVGTGQLVLAAAREQAPGVEFVARYISGLTGAAAEILAGRLDVSFGRVAGLDPAVLAGLAHQPVRYERMAVLLPEEHRLAGLAEVPLDALAGETLYVAAGNPATAEWTDLAERLFAGRGIRAAAPFPGIAGEEEFVRVVRKHGWSVLASTEFMTVPGMVVRPLTAPVPLAPVSLVWRRGLTHPGVAALRRVAATAASEHRWLERPADSWLPATDMSLMVGNAPHVGR; from the coding sequence GTGCCCCACGACACGGACCCCCGGCTGCTGCGCGCCTTCGTCGCGACCGCCGAGGAACTGCACTTCACCCGCGCCGCCGCCCGGCTGTTCGTCGCGCAGCAGGCGCTGAGCCGTGACATCCGGCGCCTGGAACGGGAGTTGGGTTGCGAGCTCTTCGTCCGCACCACCCGCGCGGTGTCCCTGACGGCGGACGGTGCGCGGCTGCTGCCGCACGCCCGGCGGGTGCTCGCCGCCCACGACGAACTCCGCGCGGCCTGGGCGGACACCGGCGCCGCGCGCCCGCTGCTCGTCGACGTCTCGGCGCCCGTCGGCACCGGGCAGCTGGTGCTCGCCGCGGCCCGTGAACAGGCCCCGGGCGTCGAGTTCGTGGCCCGGTACATCAGCGGACTCACCGGGGCCGCCGCCGAGATCCTCGCCGGTCGGCTGGACGTCTCCTTCGGCCGGGTGGCCGGGCTCGACCCGGCGGTGCTCGCGGGGCTCGCCCACCAGCCGGTGCGCTACGAGCGGATGGCGGTGCTGCTGCCCGAGGAGCACCGGCTCGCGGGGCTCGCCGAGGTGCCCCTGGACGCGCTCGCGGGGGAGACGCTGTACGTGGCGGCGGGCAATCCGGCCACCGCCGAGTGGACCGATCTCGCCGAGCGGCTCTTCGCCGGGCGCGGCATCCGGGCGGCGGCGCCGTTCCCCGGGATCGCGGGGGAGGAGGAGTTCGTGCGGGTGGTGCGCAAGCACGGCTGGTCGGTCCTGGCCAGCACCGAGTTCATGACGGTCCCCGGCATGGTGGTACGCCCGTTGACCGCTCCGGTACCGCTGGCGCCGGTCTCCCTGGTGTGGCGCCGGGGGCTGACCCACCCCGGGGTGGCCGCGCTGCGCCGGGTCGCGGCGACGGCCGCGTCCGAGCACCGCTGGCTGGAAAGACCCGCCGACAGCTGGCTCCCTGCGACCGACATGTCCCTGATGGTGGGCAATGCCCCGCATGTGGGGCGCTGA
- a CDS encoding bifunctional polysaccharide deacetylase/glycosyltransferase family 2 protein, giving the protein MRYLLPLLLLVALVAMLMLRGYVHSEISADHRVRDPAPTDKVPDKIIDGGPVIDARKPGHPVSLQVPDHKLVLTFDDGPDPTWTPKVLDELKKYHAHAVFFVTGTNASRYPDLIKRMVAEGHEVGLHTFNHPDLSYQSKSRIDRELSENQLALAGAAGVHSSLFRPPYSSFADAMDNDTWPVVQYVGSRGYVVALDSTDSEDWQRPGVKKIIHNATPEDNKGAIVLMHDFGGDRSQTVAALDKFLPDMQESGYTFVNLTDALGAPSALTPVSGWDLWKGKAFVGAVQVAEHTTDVLVVGLAIVGILVFVRFGLMLVLSFVHARKVRKRDFQWGAPVTEPVSVLVPAYNERECIANTVRSLMASDHPIEVIVIDDGSTDGTADIVEAMGLPNVRVVRQENAGKPAALNNGIAHARYEIVVMMDGDTVFEPTTVGELVQPFGNIRIGAVAGNAKVGNRDSLIGAWQHIEYVMGFNLDRRMYDLLGIMPTIPGAIGAFRRQALERVGGMSEDTLAEDTDITMAIHRDGWRVVYAENARAWTEAPESVQQLWSQRYRWSYGTMQAIWKHRGAVKDRGPSGRFGRVGLPLVAAFMVLAPLLAPLIDIFLLYGIVFGKTEQTILAWLGVLLIQGICAAYAFRLDKERLTHLLSLPLQQVMYRQLMYVVLLQSWITAVTGGRLRWQKLRRTGAVEAPGNPAARAGEQRPAV; this is encoded by the coding sequence ATGCGGTACCTGCTGCCGCTGCTGCTCCTCGTCGCGCTCGTCGCCATGCTCATGCTGCGCGGCTATGTGCACAGCGAGATCTCCGCCGACCACCGGGTCCGCGATCCCGCGCCCACCGACAAGGTGCCCGACAAGATCATCGACGGCGGCCCGGTCATCGACGCGCGCAAGCCCGGCCATCCGGTCAGCCTTCAGGTCCCGGACCACAAGCTGGTGCTCACCTTCGACGACGGCCCGGACCCCACCTGGACGCCGAAGGTGCTCGACGAGCTGAAGAAGTACCACGCCCACGCGGTCTTCTTCGTGACCGGGACGAACGCCTCGCGCTACCCGGACCTCATCAAGCGCATGGTCGCCGAGGGCCACGAGGTCGGCCTGCACACCTTCAACCACCCCGACCTGTCCTACCAGTCGAAGTCCCGGATCGACCGCGAGCTCTCGGAGAACCAGCTCGCGCTCGCGGGCGCCGCCGGCGTCCACAGCTCGCTGTTCCGGCCGCCGTACTCCTCCTTCGCAGACGCGATGGACAACGACACCTGGCCGGTCGTCCAGTACGTCGGCAGCCGGGGCTACGTCGTGGCGCTCGACTCCACCGACAGCGAGGACTGGCAGCGGCCGGGGGTGAAGAAGATCATCCACAACGCCACCCCGGAGGACAACAAGGGCGCCATCGTCCTGATGCACGACTTCGGCGGCGACCGCTCGCAGACCGTGGCCGCGCTCGACAAGTTCCTGCCGGACATGCAGGAGTCGGGCTACACCTTCGTCAACCTGACCGACGCGTTGGGCGCGCCGAGCGCGCTCACCCCGGTCAGCGGCTGGGACCTGTGGAAGGGCAAGGCGTTCGTCGGTGCCGTCCAGGTCGCCGAGCACACCACCGACGTCCTGGTCGTCGGTCTCGCCATCGTCGGCATCCTGGTCTTCGTCCGCTTCGGCCTGATGCTGGTGCTGTCGTTCGTACACGCCCGCAAGGTCCGCAAACGCGACTTCCAGTGGGGAGCGCCGGTCACCGAACCGGTCTCGGTACTCGTTCCCGCGTACAACGAACGCGAATGCATCGCCAATACCGTTCGTTCGCTCATGGCCAGCGATCATCCGATCGAAGTGATCGTCATCGACGACGGTTCGACCGACGGCACCGCCGACATCGTGGAGGCGATGGGGCTGCCCAACGTGCGGGTGGTGCGTCAGGAGAACGCGGGCAAGCCCGCCGCCCTCAACAACGGCATCGCGCACGCCCGTTACGAGATCGTCGTGATGATGGACGGCGACACCGTCTTCGAGCCGACCACCGTGGGCGAACTCGTGCAGCCCTTCGGCAACATCCGCATCGGCGCGGTCGCGGGCAACGCCAAGGTCGGCAACCGGGACTCGCTCATCGGCGCCTGGCAGCACATCGAGTACGTGATGGGCTTCAACCTCGACCGCCGCATGTACGACCTGCTCGGCATCATGCCCACCATCCCCGGCGCGATCGGCGCCTTCCGCCGCCAGGCCCTGGAGCGGGTCGGCGGCATGAGCGAGGACACCCTCGCCGAGGACACCGACATCACGATGGCGATCCACCGTGACGGCTGGCGGGTGGTCTACGCCGAGAACGCCCGCGCCTGGACCGAGGCCCCCGAGTCCGTCCAGCAGTTGTGGTCCCAGCGCTACCGCTGGTCGTACGGCACGATGCAGGCGATCTGGAAGCACCGCGGCGCCGTCAAGGACCGCGGCCCCTCGGGCCGCTTCGGCCGCGTCGGACTCCCGCTGGTCGCCGCGTTCATGGTGCTCGCGCCGCTGCTCGCGCCGCTGATCGACATCTTCCTGCTGTACGGGATCGTGTTCGGCAAGACCGAGCAGACGATCCTGGCCTGGCTCGGCGTCCTGCTGATCCAGGGGATCTGCGCCGCCTACGCCTTCCGGCTCGACAAGGAACGCCTGACCCATCTGCTGTCGCTGCCGCTCCAGCAGGTCATGTACCGGCAGTTGATGTACGTCGTGCTGCTCCAGTCCTGGATCACCGCGGTGACCGGCGGCCGGCTGCGCTGGCAGAAGCTGCGCCGCACCGGCGCGGTCGAGGCGCCCGGCAACCCGGCGGCCCGCGCCGGCGAGCAAAGGCCCGCGGTATGA
- a CDS encoding acyltransferase family protein produces MTSYVEVPGAAAGPSAPPPRPPARDRYFDFLRALALFRVVLYHLMGWAWLPLAFPSMGVMFALAGNLMARSLKRPAVQVVRGRLRRLLPPMWLLGAVGITGMLAQGWGPDSDGHPAWWWGHLLFWVLPLSDPPYAAGLPGIHGVLGDNWGANLAEPLWYLRAYLWFVLLSPLFRTLLRRTAWPTILAPVALSALLEFVNLGLPQRIDSALTDFATFGACWILGMARQEGVLRRLPNYLVPSLAPFVMAAGYWWAVHGGFSITGDTELDSIPLAQTLWSLGAVLLLLHISPSWAQWPAPLRRWDRLITLLNSRAVTIYLWHNLCILVAATLWDDLWSIDALAGAAKFLNSSWPVLAVTWILIGLCVLGVGWVEDVAAKRRPRLWPA; encoded by the coding sequence ATGACCTCGTACGTGGAGGTTCCGGGAGCGGCCGCCGGGCCCTCCGCCCCGCCGCCCAGGCCGCCCGCCCGCGACCGCTACTTCGACTTCCTGCGCGCGCTGGCCCTGTTCCGGGTGGTGCTCTACCACCTGATGGGCTGGGCCTGGCTGCCGCTCGCCTTCCCGTCCATGGGCGTGATGTTCGCGCTCGCCGGAAACCTGATGGCCCGCTCGCTCAAGCGGCCCGCCGTACAGGTCGTCCGGGGCCGCCTGCGCCGGCTCCTGCCGCCGATGTGGCTGCTCGGCGCGGTCGGCATCACCGGCATGCTCGCCCAGGGCTGGGGACCCGACAGCGACGGGCACCCCGCCTGGTGGTGGGGGCACCTGTTGTTCTGGGTGCTCCCGCTCAGCGACCCGCCGTACGCGGCCGGTCTGCCCGGCATCCACGGCGTGCTCGGCGACAACTGGGGTGCCAACCTCGCCGAACCGCTCTGGTACCTGCGCGCCTACCTGTGGTTCGTGCTGCTCTCGCCGCTCTTCCGCACGCTGCTGCGGCGCACGGCCTGGCCGACGATCCTCGCGCCGGTCGCCCTGTCCGCGCTCCTGGAGTTCGTGAACCTCGGGCTGCCCCAGCGCATCGACTCCGCGCTCACCGACTTCGCCACCTTCGGCGCCTGCTGGATCCTCGGCATGGCCCGCCAGGAGGGCGTCCTGAGGCGGCTGCCGAACTACCTGGTGCCCTCGCTCGCCCCGTTCGTGATGGCCGCGGGCTACTGGTGGGCGGTGCACGGCGGGTTCTCGATCACCGGCGACACCGAGCTCGACTCGATCCCGCTGGCGCAGACCCTGTGGTCGCTCGGCGCGGTGCTCCTGCTGCTGCACATCAGCCCCTCGTGGGCCCAGTGGCCGGCCCCGCTGCGCCGCTGGGACCGCCTGATCACCCTGCTCAACTCCCGCGCCGTGACGATCTACCTGTGGCACAACCTGTGCATCCTGGTCGCCGCGACGCTGTGGGACGACCTGTGGAGCATCGACGCGCTGGCGGGCGCCGCGAAGTTCCTCAACAGCTCGTGGCCGGTACTCGCCGTGACCTGGATCCTCATCGGCCTGTGCGTGCTCGGCGTCGGCTGGGTCGAGGACGTGGCGGCCAAGCGGCGCCCCAGGCTCTGGCCCGCCTGA
- a CDS encoding nitrate/nitrite transporter produces the protein MAGRWIERWEPEDDTFWKETGERVARRNLYLSVFSEHVGFSIWTLWSVMVLFMGPAYGVDPAGKFFLISMATLVGALARIPYTFAVARFGGRNWTVFSALLLLVPTVAAYLAMEPGTSYTTFLLVAALAGIGGGNFASSMTNINAFFPLRKKGWALGLNAGGGNVGVPVVQLVGLLVISTAGATHPRIVLAVYLPLIVLAALGAALRMDNLAPVRNDTGAAKEALRDGHTWIMALLYVGTFGSFIGYSFAFGLVLQTQFGRTPLQAASLTFIGPLLGSVIRPVGGRLADRYGGARITLWNFAAMAAATSVVLYASVQKSLPVFLTGFIALFVLSGLGNGSTYKMIPGIFQAKALARGLVGEAAAAHGRRLSGAAMGLIGAVGALGGLAINLAFRQSFQTAGTGTTAFAAFLGCYAVCFTVTWAVYVRRPAEAVSATAPAPAYAEV, from the coding sequence ATGGCTGGCCGTTGGATCGAGCGGTGGGAGCCGGAGGACGACACCTTCTGGAAGGAGACCGGCGAGCGCGTCGCCCGCCGCAACCTGTACCTGTCCGTGTTCAGCGAACACGTCGGATTCTCCATCTGGACCCTGTGGTCGGTGATGGTGCTCTTCATGGGGCCCGCCTACGGCGTGGACCCCGCGGGCAAGTTCTTCCTGATCTCCATGGCGACGCTCGTCGGTGCCCTCGCCCGCATCCCCTACACGTTCGCCGTGGCCCGCTTCGGCGGCCGCAACTGGACCGTCTTCAGCGCCCTGCTGCTGCTCGTGCCGACCGTCGCCGCCTACCTGGCGATGGAGCCCGGCACCTCGTACACCACCTTCCTCCTGGTCGCCGCCCTCGCCGGGATCGGCGGCGGCAACTTCGCCTCCTCGATGACCAACATCAACGCCTTCTTCCCGCTGCGCAAGAAGGGCTGGGCGCTGGGGCTCAACGCGGGCGGCGGCAACGTCGGCGTGCCGGTGGTGCAACTCGTCGGGCTGCTCGTCATCTCCACCGCCGGCGCCACCCACCCGCGCATCGTGCTCGCCGTCTACCTGCCGCTGATCGTGCTCGCCGCGCTCGGCGCCGCCCTGCGGATGGACAACCTGGCGCCGGTGCGCAACGACACCGGCGCCGCCAAGGAGGCGCTGCGGGACGGGCACACCTGGATCATGGCGCTGCTGTACGTCGGCACCTTCGGCTCCTTCATCGGCTACAGCTTCGCCTTCGGCCTCGTTCTGCAGACCCAGTTCGGGCGCACCCCCCTGCAAGCCGCCTCGCTCACCTTCATCGGACCGCTGCTCGGCTCCGTGATCCGGCCCGTCGGCGGCCGGCTCGCCGACCGGTACGGCGGCGCCCGCATCACCCTGTGGAACTTCGCCGCGATGGCCGCCGCCACCTCGGTCGTCCTGTACGCCTCCGTCCAGAAGTCGCTGCCGGTCTTCCTCACCGGGTTCATCGCCCTGTTCGTCCTCAGCGGGCTCGGCAACGGCTCCACGTACAAGATGATCCCCGGCATCTTCCAGGCCAAGGCGCTGGCGCGCGGGCTCGTGGGGGAGGCCGCCGCGGCCCACGGCCGCAGGCTCTCGGGGGCCGCCATGGGCCTGATCGGGGCGGTGGGCGCGCTCGGCGGGCTCGCCATCAACCTCGCCTTCCGGCAGTCCTTCCAGACCGCGGGCACCGGCACCACCGCCTTCGCGGCCTTCCTCGGCTGCTACGCGGTGTGCTTCACCGTGACCTGGGCGGTATACGTGCGCCGGCCCGCCGAAGCCGTCTCCGCCACCGCACCCGCGCCCGCCTACGCCGAAGTGTGA